One Urechidicola croceus genomic window, GACCAATCTGAAGTAAAAGAATAATGATTATTAAAATGTCTGTAAGCTCCATTTTCATCAATTAGCACCCATCTTAGGGCATCTCCATCAATATCTCCAATTCTTTTTACAGGAATTTTGAAATTATATGTTACACCTTCATGTAAAGTAAATTCTTCAGAGTAAATTGCATATTCTTCAAAAGTACTGTTATTTGGAGCGGTAACTACTAATGATTTATTGCCATGTAAAATATGCTCTGTATTTTCATTAATTGTAAAATACTCTTCGTTTTGAGGGATGGTCCAACCTATGAAGTCTGATTCAAAACTTTGATTACCAATAATAGATGAAGCAACATTGTTACAAGGGTCTATGCAATCTAAAACTCCATCTCCATCGGTATCAGAATCTGACCCTGGTGGACATTGACTCCATAAGTTAATTTGAGATATTAAAAAAACACTAAATAAAAGTAAAAATCGCTTCATATTATTGAAATTAGAATTAAATAAAAATTATAAAAAGACTGAGTTTGATACAAGCCCCGATAATGGGTGCATTTTTTATTTAGTAATTTTAAATGTATTGGATTAATACATTTTTTCAATCTTTAAGGCAAATGATTGAACTTTAGAAGGTTGATAGTCTCAAAAATAAATGTATTTAATCAATATGTCAATACCCAATAGTGGGTAATTTTACTTTAAAAGCATGAAAGTGTATTAGTTAGATTTGTAATTTGTTAAAAAAGATGGTTTGCGTTACAATATTTAATTATTTCAGCAGTAGTATTAAAATTCAATTTTTTTAAAATATTTTTTCTATGAACACTAACCGTGTGTTCGCTAATATTTAATTTATCTGAAATTTCTTTAGTTGTATTTCCTAAGGCTAATAATCTCACTGTATCTATTTCTCTATTACTAAGGTTGTCTGTAAGAATTTCTTTTGAATAATTTTTGTAAAACAGGGTTTCGAACTCATTTTTCTTATTTAATTTTTTACAGATTGCAACCATTGGTTTTGCCTTGCCATTTCCAACCACTGTGTTGTGAGAAAATCCTATAATAGGTTTGTTATTTATATCAAAAAATATGGGTGTTTGATGGACGTGCATATTTTTATAATTTCCATCACCTTTTCTAATGCGATAATTCCAAGAGTAACTTAAATTTGGTCTTTCTTCAATCGTTGTTTCATTCATTGTAAAAAGCATTAAATCTTCTAGAATTTTCATTAGGTTTGGTAAATCATCTGGATGATAATGAGATATATAGTATGGTAAACCTTCTGATAGCATTTTTTCTTTATCTAACCCAAGTGTCTTTTCAAAGTTATCACTCACGAACTCATATTTTTGTGATGAGGTGTTTGTTACTAGAATAAAAGTTTCAATTGATGGTAAATAACTATCAAGTTCTTTTAGTTTTTCAATGTGTTTTTTAACTAAACTACCATCATAGGTTTTATTAGTTGTAAAAACTTTTTCATAAGATTTTAATGTATCATTCATCGTCCGTAAAGTTTAAAATTCATATTTTCTTTCAACAGCATATCTCAATAATTCACCTTTTCCGTGTAAGCCAAGAATTCTTATCATGTTTTTTCTATGTGTATCTACAGTTTGTACACCAATAAATAGTTCTTCGGCAATTTCTCTTGATGTTTTGCCTTGTCCAACTAGTGATAATATTTCGAGTTGACGCTTTGATAAAACCCCTTTAGGTTTTGATATAGAATTGTCTATTGCATTTATATTTACATTTTTACCAAAATATTTTTCTCCTGTAAAAACTTGTTTAATTGCTTCTAAAACATCATTTAAAGAAGAATTTTTTAATAAATATCCTGATGCTCCAGCATCCATCATTTTTATTATTGCATTTTCTTCACTAAACATTGTAAAGGCTATTATTTTAATATCAGGAAATTCCTTTTTAATAATTTTTGTTGCTGCGATACCATCAATTTTAGGCATCCGAATATCTGTTATTACAATTTGCGGTTTTTTTCTTCTAACAATTTCAATTAGTTCTTCGCCATCATTTGCAGTTCCAACGATAGAAATATTTTCTTCATTTCTAAGAAGTAATTCAATGCCATCAATTAAAGATTGATGATCTTCGGCTATAGCAATTTGTATCATAATGGTAAATCTATAATTGTGGTTGTTCCTTTGTTTATTTCTGATTCAATAATAATAGTACCTTCCATATGTTCTATTCTCTTTTCAATACTGTGTAGCCCCATTCCGTCATTGGTTTTAACATGTTTTGTATTGAATCCTTTTCCATTATCTTCAACCATAATATTTAATGAATCTTCATGATTTGTCAAATGGATAAAAATATTTGTAGCATTGGCATGTTTAATTGAATTGGCGACTAGTTCTTGAATAATTCTAAAAATGTTTAATTCTAAACTATTTTCAAGTCGGTTTTCAAGTCCGTGATCAATTACTTCTACTGTTATTTTGTTCGAAGAAGAAACCTTATCGGCCATATTTTGAATAGCAACTAATAATCCTTGATTTGCAATAACACCTGAGTTTTTAGAATGTGCCATACTTCTAACTTTTGTATATGCTTCATCTAATAGTTCTTCTGATTTATTGATAAGTTCCGTTTGTGAAAAAATTTTCTTTTTTTCATTTATTTTGAAATTTTCAAAATGCAATTTTAAAGTGGTTAAAACACTTCCAATATCATCATGTAAATCTTCAGCAATTCTTTTTCTTTCTTTCTCTTGACCTTCAATCATAGCGTTAATACTATTTATTTCTTGATCTTTTAAAAGAGTAGAAACCTTTTGTTTCTCAATTTGCTCTTGTTTCTCGGCAAGTAATCGTTTTTTTCTTGAATTCTTGAGGAATAGGGAAGTAGTGACTCCACCAAATATCATTAACCCTAATGTCCCTAATAAAATATTTCTTTTTTGGCGTTGTTGTTTTTCAACATTAGTTTTTAGCAGAATATTTTCTTTTTCCTTTTTTTCGGTTTGATATTTGGTTTCAAATTCTGCTACCTCTTGTAAATTTTTAGATTGATTTTGGCTCAAGATGCCTTGTAAAAACTCAATTTGATATTTATTAGAATTACTCGGTTCATTTAAACTATTATAAACTTGAAACTTCCAATAAGAAACATAATTCTTTAATAATTTATTTAAGTAATCATTATTTTGAAATTGAATTGAATCAAGTAATTTTATTGCTTCAGAATAGTTTTTTTTCTTGAATTCCAATGCTGCTAAATTAATTTGTGTTGCATTGAACCTTTCATTTTCAAAATAGCCATTATTGGTAGTTAAAAAATATTTAGCTTTGTTTAAATAATAAAGACTGCTATCCAAATTCCCTTTAATTTTTTCCTGATAAAGTGCATTTGTAAGGTTTAATTTTGTTTTTGTGAATGATAAGGTATCGTTTTTAAAAAGATTGTTAATTTCAATGTAAAGAGGTTCTATTTTACTAGGATTGTTATAGTGATACCTTAAGGAGATTCTATATTCAAAAAATTTAACATTTTTACGTTCAAAGTCGTCGTACGCATACTTTTTGTATTCATCTATAAAATACTGGTAGGAAATATCTCCAATAGAAATAGCGAATCTGTTGTAAATTTCGAGAATAAGTTTTAAAGATTCACAAACCAATATATTGTCATTATTTTCTTTAGCATCATTAAGAGTTGCTTTTAATAAGTTGAAAGCCTTTAATTCATTTCCATTCACTAAATAATACTCTAGTGATTTATTTAAAGAATGAATAATTTGAGTAGAATTCTGCCTTTTTAAAGTATCAATTTCAATTTCTGAAATGTTATTAAACTTACCTAATTCAATAATGTTTAAATAATCGATTAATTCATCTTTAAGTGATTGATTATTTATTCCTTTTATATAGTTCCTAGCGTTAGTATAGTCATTTGTTTTAATTAAATATATTGACTTCTCAAGTTCGGTTGAAGCACTTGAGAAATAATATATAAGAAAAAATAGTATAGCAAGTTTCTTTTTAAGCATATCTAGTCAATATAACATACATCGGGCATACAAATGCCAAATTTCCCAAACCCCATATCTTCTGGTGTTGGAAAAGGATCTTTACTTCCAACAGGTCTTGTGGAAACTTCATTAAAGTGGTCACCATCTCTAAAATGTGAGTACGGATTAATATATAGGGAATTGTCTAAATCCTTTGGATTGTATAATTCAATAGGAGGGTTTAAAAGCATTACATTAGTTACTGCAATCATATTTTTAGGAATAACTTTTTCAACATTTAAATTGCAGTTAGAAATAATGTCATTTTTAATAAAAGGTTTTACAGATAGATTTATATTCAAAATTTCACCAAATTGTGTTTCTTTTTCATCTTTAGAAAATTTTAATGAAGGAGTATCCACTAATCCCATGGTTATGTTTCCTCTATAGTTCTGTAATCTAAAATCCCAATTATGACTATGAACCTCTATACCGTATTCATTTTTTATTACTTCATATTTATTTATTTTGACATATATCATATAAAAAGTACCATGGTGCTCTGCACCATAAATAGGTTGCCAAGTATCTTTTAAATCAATTTTTAAGCGGAATTTTAAATTTTCGTGTGCCATATTTATTTAGTTTAAATTTGTTTTATGCAATTGCCATACCTTCCAGTGGCGGTAGTCTTTTTTCTGTTTTAAAATATGATATTTTAGGGTTTTTGTGTAATGCCGATAAAAAAGTATAGTAGTTTTGCCATTCACTTTTCAATATGTAATCTTTTGGAAACGAAATTGGTTTAACCCATATTTCTTCGTCTCGAATTTCTACATTTATTCTTGTAGCATAATCTTCAATATAAGATTGTGCGTCACCTCTTAAAATTTTATATTTATTTTCAATATTTAATTGATTTTCATGTATAAAGTTAACATCGGTATAAACAACTAAATCTTTATTGATTTTTTGTTCGCAATTTCCTTCTAGAAACTTTTCATTAAAATCTCTTTTTAATTTTATCAAAAACTCTTCTTTATAGCCTATATCTTCTCGTTTATTTGATATTTCTAATATACCTTGAGCAATAAATGAAGGGTCACGATGCCCTAAATAATTCCATATTTTTTTTAAAGATTGGTCTTCAGAGTTAGCAATATGTTCTTCGATGAATTTTTCAATAAATTCTATACTACTTTCAAGTAATTTATCTTTAACTAAATTATGACTATTTAATGCTGTTTTCCAAACTTTTTCCTTATTGATTCCATAAGTAAAATGTGAAAATTCAATGTAGGTTTCACCAATATTTTTTAAAGGATCACTAAGAAGAATATATTGGCAATTATTAAATTCGCCAAACCCATTTATTAAATTCATATGTGAATTACCATTATTATTTAGTTTTATAACAATTGGTGATTGATGTGAAATTAAAATGCTTTTGATATAATCGAATGAGGATAAGTTGTTTAAAGCAATTTCTTGAGCATTGAATCCACCCTGACTAAACAAATCACTTAAATCATTTTCTCTTAAACCAATATTACAACCAGACGGAATATTGTTTGAAGATGAACAGCAGTCTGTACACAAGTGGTTATTCCAATTATTAAGACTTTTATATTCTTTATATGAACCTACAAGCTCACATTGTTTTGAGCCTATATTCGAATTAGATTTTAATCCATAAATCATTTTTGAAAGACATGCCGCCCAGCACCAATAAGAATAATCTGGTTGAGAGACATGCTTTAAATCGGTAAAGCAATAAAAGTTAAAACTCATAAAAATTTTATAAAAACAAAATCAATATTTTAATTAATTTGTTATGAATTAATAATTAGCGTAAATATAATAGTTGTTTAAATACAAGAAAATCCCTATTAATGGGGATTTTTTTGAGTTATGAAGTTATGAAAAAAATAAGGAATAATAAAATTCCCTATAATTTTTTAAGAATAAAACTTACGGAATAGAATTATTTTTGTTAAAAAAGTAAAGAAAATATAAATTATTAAAATTGATTAAACAATTAATGCAACAATAAACCCAACTAGAATAGCTACAAACTTAGCAATGTTAAACTTATGATTTTCAGCACTTTCAAATATTATTATTGTGGATATATGTAAAAATATCCCTACAATAATTGCAGTGATTTCAGTTTTGTATGTAACCAAAAAAGGAACATTACTTCCAACAAAATTTCCGAATGGAGACATTAATGAAAACAAGATAAGTAAGATTAATGATTTGGTAATTGAAGTTTTAGAATGAACTAAAAAACTTCCTAAAACAATGGTAATAGGTATTTTATGTACTACTATTGCCCATAATAATTCTTCATGTTCTCCATTGGCTAATGGTATTCCTTCTGTAAAAGCATGTAAGCATAAACTCACAAATAATACCACTGGAAATTTATTTCCATGGACATGAATATGACCATGCTCTGCACCCTTAGAAAAATAATCCATGATTAATTGAAGAAGTAACCCTATAATAATAAAAATGCTAATTTTCTCATTTGATGATGTGAATACTTCAGGTAATAAATGTGTTACTGTAATTGCTAATAAATAAGCACCACTAAATGATAATAAAAGTTGAGTAATTCGTTGACTTGGTCTTAGAACGAAAACTATAACTATACCTATAATAACTGATAAAAATAATATTAAGATGCTCATTTTGAAATTATTAAAATTAGCCTATTTGAACTATTAACATCAAATTTTTGTAAGTCATAATCACCAAATGTGTATTGTAATGTTAATCCAACTGTTTCTAAATACTTAATTATTTTAGGTAAATCTAAATATTTTATTCTTTCGAAATACGTGTATTTTTCACTTTCGGTAACTACTTCAATTTCTTTAATTATAAAACCATTTTTTAATAATCGTTTAATGTTAAAGGTAATTTGATCACGTTCTATCGTTTCTTCTTTAACCAAATTGGCAACTGCTTTTTGAACATTTAAAAAATCAATTACTGCAATACTTTTACTTGTTTTTAAGCCGTTTTTTATATTGTTGAGTACTTGAATGTCTTCATTATCATTTTCAAAATATCCAAAACTGGTGAATAAATTAAAAATAGCATCGTATTTATTTTTAAATGGAATCCGCATATCATGTTGAACAAATTTAAGAGTTTCATTCTCAAATTGTGATGCGTATTTTATACTGTTTTCTGATAAATCTGCACCTGTAACATTAAATCCTAAAGAGTTTAAAAACAGTGAGTGACGTCCTTTTCCACACGCCAAATCTAAAATTGTATCGTTTTTTTTAAGATTTAAAAAAGCGACCAAATTTGCCATAAATAATCGTGCTTCTTTATGATCACGATTTTTATATAAAATATGATAAAAATTTGTGTCAAACCAAGATGCAAACCAATCTGTAGAAGTATTCATAAAAATAATTGAAGAAGCAAAAATACACTATCTTTGCAATAAATTTTAACAGATGAGTAAAAACTTTAAAATGGTTGCAACAACCATGTTTGGATTGGAAGAGGTGTTGGCAACGGAACTAAAAAATCTTGGCGCACAAGATGTAAAACCAGGTGTTAGGAACGTGTCTTTTTCAGGAGATAAAGGTTTTATGTATAAGGCAAATATTGCTTTAAGAACTGCTATTAGAATTTTAAAACCAATAAAAACTTTCAAAGTTTTTGATGAAGAAGATTTGTATAATGGTCTTCAAAAAATAAATTGGGAAAACCACATGACAGCCGATAGTACTTTTGCTATTGGAGCTGTTGTAAATTCAAAGTTTTTTACATCAAATTCACACTATATATCGTTAAAGTCAAAAGATTCAATTGCTGATTATTTTCGCCATAAATATCATAAAAGACCAAATGTTGATTTAAAACATCCTGATGTTAAAATCCATATTCATATTCAAAAAGATTTATGTACAGTTTCATTAGATTCTTCAGGTGATTCATTACACAAGCGAGGGTATAGAACATCAACAAATATTGCACCTATCAATGAAGTATTAGCTGCAGGTTTGGTATTATTATCTGGTTATGATGGTAGTAGTAATTTTATTGATCCTATGTGTGGTTCTGGAACCATTTTGATTGAAGCAGCAATGATAGCATGTAATATTCCAGCCAATATTAATAGACCAGAATTTGGTTTTGAAAAATGGGAAGATTATGATGAAGATCTTTATTATATTATTCAGGATTCATTATTAAAAAAAATTATCAATCCTCATCATAAAATTATGGGATTTGATAA contains:
- a CDS encoding sensor histidine kinase, whose product is MLKKKLAILFFLIYYFSSASTELEKSIYLIKTNDYTNARNYIKGINNQSLKDELIDYLNIIELGKFNNISEIEIDTLKRQNSTQIIHSLNKSLEYYLVNGNELKAFNLLKATLNDAKENNDNILVCESLKLILEIYNRFAISIGDISYQYFIDEYKKYAYDDFERKNVKFFEYRISLRYHYNNPSKIEPLYIEINNLFKNDTLSFTKTKLNLTNALYQEKIKGNLDSSLYYLNKAKYFLTTNNGYFENERFNATQINLAALEFKKKNYSEAIKLLDSIQFQNNDYLNKLLKNYVSYWKFQVYNSLNEPSNSNKYQIEFLQGILSQNQSKNLQEVAEFETKYQTEKKEKENILLKTNVEKQQRQKRNILLGTLGLMIFGGVTTSLFLKNSRKKRLLAEKQEQIEKQKVSTLLKDQEINSINAMIEGQEKERKRIAEDLHDDIGSVLTTLKLHFENFKINEKKKIFSQTELINKSEELLDEAYTKVRSMAHSKNSGVIANQGLLVAIQNMADKVSSSNKITVEVIDHGLENRLENSLELNIFRIIQELVANSIKHANATNIFIHLTNHEDSLNIMVEDNGKGFNTKHVKTNDGMGLHSIEKRIEHMEGTIIIESEINKGTTTIIDLPL
- a CDS encoding ZIP family metal transporter; this encodes MSILILFLSVIIGIVIVFVLRPSQRITQLLLSFSGAYLLAITVTHLLPEVFTSSNEKISIFIIIGLLLQLIMDYFSKGAEHGHIHVHGNKFPVVLFVSLCLHAFTEGIPLANGEHEELLWAIVVHKIPITIVLGSFLVHSKTSITKSLILLILFSLMSPFGNFVGSNVPFLVTYKTEITAIIVGIFLHISTIIIFESAENHKFNIAKFVAILVGFIVALIV
- a CDS encoding response regulator encodes the protein MIQIAIAEDHQSLIDGIELLLRNEENISIVGTANDGEELIEIVRRKKPQIVITDIRMPKIDGIAATKIIKKEFPDIKIIAFTMFSEENAIIKMMDAGASGYLLKNSSLNDVLEAIKQVFTGEKYFGKNVNINAIDNSISKPKGVLSKRQLEILSLVGQGKTSREIAEELFIGVQTVDTHRKNMIRILGLHGKGELLRYAVERKYEF
- a CDS encoding LuxR C-terminal-related transcriptional regulator, with the translated sequence MNDTLKSYEKVFTTNKTYDGSLVKKHIEKLKELDSYLPSIETFILVTNTSSQKYEFVSDNFEKTLGLDKEKMLSEGLPYYISHYHPDDLPNLMKILEDLMLFTMNETTIEERPNLSYSWNYRIRKGDGNYKNMHVHQTPIFFDINNKPIIGFSHNTVVGNGKAKPMVAICKKLNKKNEFETLFYKNYSKEILTDNLSNREIDTVRLLALGNTTKEISDKLNISEHTVSVHRKNILKKLNFNTTAEIIKYCNANHLF
- a CDS encoding SAM-dependent methyltransferase, with the protein product MNTSTDWFASWFDTNFYHILYKNRDHKEARLFMANLVAFLNLKKNDTILDLACGKGRHSLFLNSLGFNVTGADLSENSIKYASQFENETLKFVQHDMRIPFKNKYDAIFNLFTSFGYFENDNEDIQVLNNIKNGLKTSKSIAVIDFLNVQKAVANLVKEETIERDQITFNIKRLLKNGFIIKEIEVVTESEKYTYFERIKYLDLPKIIKYLETVGLTLQYTFGDYDLQKFDVNSSNRLILIISK
- a CDS encoding THUMP domain-containing class I SAM-dependent RNA methyltransferase gives rise to the protein MSKNFKMVATTMFGLEEVLATELKNLGAQDVKPGVRNVSFSGDKGFMYKANIALRTAIRILKPIKTFKVFDEEDLYNGLQKINWENHMTADSTFAIGAVVNSKFFTSNSHYISLKSKDSIADYFRHKYHKRPNVDLKHPDVKIHIHIQKDLCTVSLDSSGDSLHKRGYRTSTNIAPINEVLAAGLVLLSGYDGSSNFIDPMCGSGTILIEAAMIACNIPANINRPEFGFEKWEDYDEDLYYIIQDSLLKKIINPHHKIMGFDKAPSAVRKAKENIESANLTEFIGVHHVNFFNSIKEVFGPTTILFNPPYGERLNIDTEEFYKKIGDTLKHGYPGCKVWFITSDIQALKYVGLRTSKRIPLKNGDLDCRFVRYDMYEGSKKISKQE